From one bacterium genomic stretch:
- the sppA gene encoding signal peptide peptidase SppA: protein MSSNKACCWILGILAGGFVLMALIIGWGISNAISGGFQAKFEPQFEIEPNTWLYLNPSGSIADYSSEPNLGILGGGPGGSTLNEMTRALKLAGNDPNIAGVVVRPQGVTGMASLRELRNAILEFRQSDKPVYAHLDVATDRDYYLASVCDSIFLMPGRLSGINFGGIGLSNTYVKSTFEKLGIKFHVFHAGRYKGAYEDFARDSMSAEVRESLTYLFNDIYKTYVEETASSRSSVSFESLNREIMEGEEFIVSAQSCLNRGYVDGLNDWPVLKKRLQGGSEEFESITAHRYLNTTHASKLQVHSDEVAVLYAQGPIEFGDDSDVMQSDEITASGLIKQLDNLAENDEVKAVVLRVNSPGGSALASKQILESARRLKAKKPLIVSMGRIAASGGYYISMAADKIVVQPNTITGSIGVVSMFPTAEELYRKIGAREETISIGRWANFFRIDKDLGSEQKAVLGSLMDSVYAEFREDVSTGRKLEMSIVDTVAEGRVWTGNQAVARGLADTLGGLDLAVKLAATQANLVDDEYDVRYYPRERDVFNYIVDRFLSSVNLMLNVANQLDTLYSTEAVKEKLKGFYNRFEFLQTVLPVSFDL, encoded by the coding sequence ATGTCGTCAAACAAAGCCTGCTGTTGGATTCTCGGGATTCTGGCGGGCGGATTTGTCCTCATGGCTCTGATAATCGGCTGGGGAATCTCCAATGCGATTTCCGGGGGATTTCAGGCGAAATTCGAGCCGCAGTTCGAAATCGAGCCAAACACATGGCTGTATTTGAATCCTTCAGGCAGCATTGCCGATTACAGTTCCGAGCCAAATCTCGGCATTCTTGGCGGAGGCCCGGGAGGTTCGACTTTGAACGAAATGACAAGAGCCCTCAAGCTGGCAGGGAATGATCCGAACATTGCGGGAGTTGTCGTGAGGCCTCAGGGGGTGACCGGAATGGCAAGCCTGCGGGAGCTTCGCAACGCAATACTCGAGTTTCGACAATCGGATAAGCCCGTGTACGCACATCTTGATGTTGCGACTGATCGTGACTATTATCTTGCCAGCGTCTGCGACAGCATCTTCTTGATGCCCGGTCGTTTGAGTGGAATAAACTTTGGCGGGATTGGCCTCAGCAATACGTACGTGAAGTCCACGTTCGAGAAACTGGGTATTAAATTCCATGTGTTTCATGCCGGCCGCTACAAGGGCGCATATGAAGACTTCGCACGCGACAGCATGTCTGCGGAAGTCCGTGAAAGCTTGACATACCTATTTAATGACATATACAAGACATATGTCGAGGAAACTGCGTCTTCCCGATCCAGTGTCAGTTTCGAGTCACTTAATCGTGAAATCATGGAAGGGGAGGAGTTCATAGTCAGCGCTCAATCGTGTCTTAACCGCGGTTACGTTGATGGACTAAACGACTGGCCGGTACTTAAGAAACGCCTGCAAGGCGGTTCAGAGGAGTTTGAGTCCATTACTGCACATCGCTATCTGAATACGACGCACGCTTCGAAACTGCAGGTTCACAGTGATGAGGTTGCAGTTCTCTATGCTCAGGGTCCTATTGAGTTCGGAGACGATTCCGATGTGATGCAAAGTGACGAGATTACCGCTTCTGGATTGATCAAGCAGCTCGATAACCTTGCTGAAAATGACGAAGTGAAGGCCGTAGTGTTGCGGGTAAATTCTCCGGGTGGTTCGGCGCTTGCATCAAAGCAAATCCTTGAATCAGCGCGAAGGCTTAAGGCTAAGAAACCACTCATCGTCTCAATGGGGAGAATTGCGGCGTCGGGTGGTTACTATATTTCAATGGCCGCTGACAAAATTGTTGTGCAGCCCAATACAATTACTGGTTCCATCGGTGTTGTCTCAATGTTTCCCACTGCCGAAGAGCTCTACCGGAAAATTGGTGCTCGCGAGGAGACGATTTCCATCGGGCGTTGGGCAAACTTCTTCAGAATTGATAAGGATCTCGGTTCTGAGCAGAAGGCAGTACTAGGTAGTTTGATGGATTCGGTTTATGCCGAGTTTAGAGAGGATGTGTCCACGGGCCGAAAGCTTGAGATGTCAATTGTGGACACTGTTGCTGAAGGGCGGGTCTGGACGGGAAATCAGGCCGTTGCCCGGGGACTTGCAGACACGCTTGGAGGGCTTGATCTTGCCGTCAAATTGGCAGCGACGCAGGCAAACTTGGTCGATGATGAATACGATGTGAGGTATTACCCGCGGGAACGTGACGTGTTCAATTATATCGTGGACCGGTTCTTGAGTAGTGTGAATCTGATGCTCAATGTCGCCAACCAGTTAGACACTTTATATTCAACTGAAGCGGTCAAAGAGAAACTGAAGGGATTTTACAATAGGTTTGAGTTCTTGCAAACAGTGCTGCCTGTCTCATTTGACCTCTAG
- a CDS encoding PAS domain S-box protein, protein MENSSKLTDSNRISDGMMDNTNDGQNLSIAHLNCEELIAELAVVRERLAELEDLEVQRITEEQERFDSLNVLDEYAQQLEESRDKLARLLQAGVAIEEVRTTHAILQTAANAIGAAGWASAVVYLFDNFEVIESAYFGVCDEDIAELEKNRRPADERARMFSPEFDDFKVSRSYFVPAQRLHEVIHSRYVVPGRRESLPGDDWDPMDLVYVPMYSSTGKVLGTINCDDPVNGKRPTAEVFQYLEIFADLAARKIETVQLLNRQAEIESQLRESEKKYRTIFDRSADGFFLMDDLFRECNDAALRLFGCEHDDIIGHAPSEFSPKFQPDGQRSDKLAAEYISRARAGIPQNFEWLHVRKDGALLNCEVSLASIEVSGRSMIMAIVRDVSERKRMAHDKETTAISSQLFLSARSMDLVYSQLPKILITRFPFEIAAIELYDPVTDECILVGETNSGLPLGFRVPANLTISGTVIRSGEPVTDAQASRRPDYAHADLRRMGLQKVVCVPLRVRDTVIGVLWLGDSQFVTSIDQALEELNQQIIPLNVIANYLAQAIDRQRAEEEILDLKQFFENLLDNLPAQIAVYDQHGNYRYTNRANVPDPAIRDWLIGRNDEELAHRLNMDPEIGRNRAAALSRVLAEGGQVSFEETARDIYDRERYYLKAVSPVTNLSGQIEYIVGFGQDITDTKLWEQEQRLLRLLPTDNPFPVLACSSDGTVHYMNAAAEALMKRSCCEHIADVLPEDHMDIVADIVKGESNSEERHRQLGSTSVQWIYCKSASGQIGIYGSVVPREAGTLSNGEKQQLQQLQMLSEGMTFPVWLLDGSGAVIASSAAAKRMLIEHGQDHVRQLIDPELFASFMSLRQDLQVQQVAESQVNSRSLIWTYTAISDNLYLLEVRDMTELRQLQDKLRHAQKLEAVGRLAGGIAHDFNNLLTGIIGNLELLEQSSCTTDGGRDFAREAARAAERASNLVKQLLSYSRKSTDQPIALDPNLICSNVVRMLSRTVDRRISVIDEGNPNIWPIAANVNQLEQILMNLGVNAADAIVEKLGSSSMADELPFIRIRTENVTAHLLRLAEGKRVTRDCVMISVIDNGCGMTPQVQKRIFDAFFTTKSEHRGTGLGLSIVAELVEDLGGEIQVSSAEGKGSVFKILLPRSASPAASPPVERAFGNVRGGNETILLVDDEPVIIDLGKEVLESAGYSVIVATDGREAVSIFCENKNQIDLVIMDISLPVISGDEAVALILEEKESTPIILSSGLPDASAERRRISLGSVAFIQKPYRPSELLGSVREVLDHLAQ, encoded by the coding sequence ATGGAAAACTCATCAAAATTGACCGATTCTAACCGAATCTCTGACGGTATGATGGATAACACAAACGATGGCCAGAACCTGAGTATTGCCCACCTGAATTGCGAGGAATTGATTGCCGAGCTCGCCGTCGTACGAGAACGCCTTGCCGAACTCGAAGATCTTGAAGTCCAGCGGATAACTGAAGAGCAGGAGAGGTTTGATTCTCTCAACGTTCTTGATGAGTATGCCCAGCAACTTGAGGAGAGCCGCGACAAGCTCGCGAGATTGCTGCAGGCTGGTGTTGCGATCGAGGAAGTGCGGACGACCCATGCAATCTTGCAGACTGCGGCCAACGCAATAGGTGCAGCCGGATGGGCATCGGCTGTTGTGTATCTGTTTGACAACTTTGAAGTCATTGAATCCGCGTACTTCGGAGTCTGCGATGAAGATATAGCAGAACTGGAAAAAAACCGCCGTCCGGCAGATGAGCGTGCGCGGATGTTCTCCCCGGAGTTTGATGATTTCAAAGTCAGTCGCTCATACTTTGTCCCGGCTCAGAGGCTGCATGAAGTCATTCACAGCAGATATGTTGTACCGGGTCGACGTGAATCTCTTCCGGGAGATGACTGGGATCCAATGGACCTTGTCTATGTCCCGATGTACTCCAGTACAGGAAAAGTGCTGGGCACCATCAACTGTGATGACCCCGTAAACGGAAAGCGCCCGACTGCCGAGGTCTTCCAGTATCTCGAAATATTTGCTGATTTAGCCGCCAGAAAGATCGAAACCGTACAACTGCTGAACAGGCAGGCGGAAATCGAATCGCAACTCCGCGAGAGCGAAAAAAAGTACCGAACGATTTTCGATCGATCCGCCGACGGCTTTTTCTTGATGGATGACCTCTTCAGAGAGTGCAACGATGCAGCCCTCAGGCTATTTGGATGTGAACATGATGACATTATCGGCCACGCTCCTTCGGAATTCTCTCCTAAGTTCCAGCCAGACGGCCAAAGATCCGATAAGCTCGCTGCGGAATACATCAGTCGCGCACGCGCCGGAATTCCGCAGAACTTTGAGTGGCTTCATGTCCGTAAGGACGGTGCACTCCTAAACTGTGAAGTTTCGCTCGCGAGTATTGAAGTCAGCGGGCGTTCCATGATCATGGCCATTGTGCGTGACGTCTCGGAACGAAAGAGAATGGCGCATGATAAGGAAACCACGGCCATTTCATCGCAGCTGTTTCTGTCTGCTCGATCAATGGATCTTGTTTACTCCCAGCTTCCGAAGATCCTTATCACAAGATTTCCTTTCGAAATCGCGGCAATTGAATTGTATGACCCTGTTACTGACGAGTGTATTCTCGTAGGCGAAACTAATAGCGGACTTCCGCTCGGGTTTCGAGTGCCCGCAAACTTGACAATTTCAGGCACGGTCATTCGAAGTGGTGAACCGGTTACTGACGCACAGGCAAGCCGAAGACCGGACTATGCACATGCAGACCTTCGGCGCATGGGCCTCCAGAAAGTTGTTTGTGTTCCTCTCCGGGTTCGCGACACAGTCATCGGTGTGCTTTGGTTGGGTGATTCTCAATTCGTAACGTCAATTGATCAGGCTCTTGAAGAGCTGAACCAGCAGATCATCCCGCTTAATGTAATTGCGAACTACCTTGCGCAAGCTATCGACAGACAGCGCGCTGAAGAGGAAATCCTTGACCTGAAGCAGTTTTTTGAAAACCTGCTTGACAACTTACCTGCCCAAATCGCGGTTTATGATCAACACGGCAACTACCGCTACACAAACCGCGCAAATGTTCCGGATCCCGCAATTCGTGACTGGCTGATTGGCCGTAACGATGAAGAACTGGCGCATCGACTTAACATGGACCCCGAAATCGGTCGCAACAGAGCCGCCGCCCTTTCACGAGTGCTTGCAGAGGGCGGTCAAGTGAGTTTTGAAGAAACAGCCAGAGATATTTACGACCGTGAAAGATACTATCTTAAGGCGGTCAGTCCCGTTACCAATCTGAGCGGTCAGATTGAGTACATTGTCGGTTTCGGTCAGGATATCACCGATACGAAATTATGGGAACAAGAGCAGCGTCTCCTGCGATTGCTCCCGACTGACAATCCGTTCCCAGTGCTTGCCTGCTCTTCCGACGGCACGGTTCATTATATGAATGCGGCTGCAGAGGCTCTCATGAAGCGAAGCTGTTGCGAGCACATCGCAGATGTCTTGCCCGAAGATCACATGGATATTGTAGCGGATATTGTCAAAGGTGAGTCAAACAGTGAGGAGAGACACCGGCAGTTAGGCAGCACTTCTGTACAATGGATCTATTGCAAGTCTGCGAGCGGCCAGATCGGAATTTACGGATCTGTGGTTCCCCGCGAAGCAGGAACGCTCAGCAATGGTGAAAAGCAACAGTTGCAGCAACTGCAGATGCTATCGGAAGGGATGACTTTTCCCGTTTGGTTATTGGATGGATCTGGCGCAGTGATAGCATCCAGCGCGGCAGCCAAACGCATGTTGATTGAACATGGGCAGGACCATGTCCGTCAGCTAATTGATCCGGAATTGTTCGCAAGCTTCATGTCGTTACGGCAAGACCTTCAAGTACAGCAAGTCGCTGAATCACAAGTTAACAGCCGGTCATTGATATGGACGTACACGGCGATCTCCGACAACCTTTATTTGCTCGAAGTCCGGGATATGACGGAGTTAAGGCAACTGCAGGACAAACTGAGACACGCACAAAAGCTCGAAGCGGTCGGCAGATTGGCTGGTGGAATTGCCCACGACTTTAACAATCTCCTAACGGGTATAATCGGAAACCTCGAGCTGCTTGAACAGTCATCATGTACAACTGACGGCGGAAGAGACTTTGCACGTGAGGCCGCCCGCGCTGCTGAACGTGCTTCCAACCTGGTCAAGCAGCTGCTAAGTTATAGCCGTAAGTCCACTGACCAGCCGATCGCTCTTGATCCTAATCTAATCTGTTCAAATGTTGTCCGGATGTTATCGAGGACGGTAGACCGGAGAATCTCAGTGATAGATGAAGGCAACCCGAATATTTGGCCGATCGCCGCGAATGTCAATCAGCTTGAACAAATTCTGATGAATTTAGGTGTGAATGCGGCCGATGCTATCGTTGAAAAACTTGGCTCAAGCAGCATGGCTGATGAACTGCCCTTCATTCGCATTCGAACTGAAAATGTCACCGCTCATCTTCTCAGGCTTGCTGAAGGCAAACGGGTTACTCGCGACTGTGTCATGATTTCCGTGATTGATAACGGCTGTGGCATGACGCCGCAAGTTCAGAAAAGGATCTTTGATGCATTCTTTACAACAAAGTCTGAACATCGCGGTACCGGTCTGGGTCTGTCCATAGTTGCGGAACTTGTAGAGGACCTCGGTGGTGAGATTCAGGTGAGTTCGGCCGAAGGTAAAGGCAGCGTATTCAAGATTTTGTTGCCTCGCAGCGCTTCCCCCGCTGCCTCGCCACCGGTTGAAAGAGCATTTGGCAACGTCAGGGGCGGTAATGAGACAATTCTGCTCGTTGATGACGAGCCTGTCATTATCGACCTCGGCAAAGAGGTACTGGAGTCAGCGGGCTACTCTGTTATCGTGGCCACAGATGGCAGGGAAGCCGTGTCCATCTTTTGTGAGAACAAGAACCAGATCGATCTCGTGATTATGGACATTTCTCTGCCTGTTATAAGTGGTGACGAGGCCGTTGCACTAATCCTTGAGGAAAAGGAAAGCACGCCAATCATCCTCTCCAGTGGACTCCCGGATGCTTCAGCGGAACGGCGAAGAATCAGCCTTGGCTCCGTGGCCTTTATTCAAAAGCCGTATCGGCCTTCCGAATTACTTGGTTCTGTTCGTGAAGTTCTAGACCACTTGGCCCAATGA